From Nicotiana tabacum cultivar K326 chromosome 15, ASM71507v2, whole genome shotgun sequence, the proteins below share one genomic window:
- the LOC107770783 gene encoding uncharacterized protein LOC107770783 — translation MAGNEEWRKMADTTKMSPEEVKNAGVEASMRPPGHNPGTVLHQRGRLPYSITTMALVGFAITGAIWYGTMYAMKKPEATAVDVAKVATGVAGPEDTRPRK, via the exons ATGGCAGGAAATGAAGAATGGAGAAAAATGGCGGATACAACCAAGATGAGTCCTGAGGAAGTGAAAAATGCTGGAGTTGAGGCTTCTATGAGACCACCAGGCCATAATCCAG GTACTGTACTACATCAAAGAGGGCGGTTGCCTTATAGTATTACGACCATGGCACTTGTTGGTTTTGCTATCACAGGTGCTATTTGGTACGGCACTATGTATGCAATGAAGAAACCCGAAGCCACTGCAGTTGACGTAGCCAAAGTTGCCACTGGAGTTGCTGGCCCTGAAGATACTCGTCCTCGCAAGTAG